The following are encoded together in the Dermacoccus nishinomiyaensis genome:
- a CDS encoding DeoR/GlpR family DNA-binding transcription regulator, with amino-acid sequence MLARQRQEAILRGIEDDGGVRVSDLVERLGVSDMTIRRDIEFLAGKGLVLKVHGGATAVGDHPIDEPGFWVKSAMNPVQKSEIARTAASLIGNGQTIAVSAGTTAYAVAVELRPVKRLTVVTNSPRVAELLYDPVREDQNIVLTGGVRTPSDALAGPVANRMLADIHVDTLILGIHGIDLDAGLTTPNLLEAETNRLLIAAARKVIVVADHTKWGVVGLSTIAPLERVDVLVTDAQLDVEARRLVSDKVGQLIVATDRPETPTS; translated from the coding sequence ATGCTCGCACGACAGCGTCAGGAAGCGATCCTGCGCGGCATCGAGGACGACGGTGGGGTGCGCGTCAGCGACCTCGTCGAACGGCTCGGTGTCTCCGACATGACGATCCGTCGTGACATCGAGTTCCTCGCCGGCAAGGGTCTCGTACTCAAGGTGCACGGCGGCGCGACGGCCGTCGGGGATCACCCCATCGACGAGCCTGGCTTCTGGGTGAAGTCGGCGATGAACCCCGTGCAGAAGTCGGAGATCGCCCGTACTGCCGCGAGCCTCATCGGCAACGGCCAGACGATCGCGGTCAGCGCGGGGACGACGGCCTACGCCGTCGCCGTCGAACTGCGGCCCGTCAAGCGGCTGACGGTCGTGACGAACTCCCCCCGCGTCGCGGAGCTGCTCTACGACCCGGTGCGTGAAGATCAGAACATCGTGCTCACCGGCGGCGTGCGCACCCCGTCCGACGCCCTCGCCGGCCCCGTCGCGAACCGGATGCTCGCCGACATCCACGTCGACACGCTCATTCTCGGCATCCACGGCATCGACCTCGACGCGGGGCTGACGACGCCCAACCTGCTCGAGGCGGAGACGAACCGGCTGCTCATCGCGGCGGCGCGCAAGGTCATCGTCGTCGCCGACCACACGAAGTGGGGCGTCGTCGGGCTGTCGACCATCGCTCCCCTCGAACGCGTCGACGTGCTCGTCACCGACGCGCAGCTCGACGTCGAGGCACGACGCCTCGTGAGCGACAAGGTCGGCCAGCTCATCGTCGCCACGGACCGCCCGGAGACCCCGACCTCCTGA
- a CDS encoding polysaccharide biosynthesis tyrosine autokinase: MTILDVVRIARSNLKLLLGCLLAGMLLAAGYTLTRPVTYETSATAQVAAGSSDNAVNAQMSNMLASGRASYYAQVAGSQSVSERIVKASNGQLSAGDFSIAGASSEGSGLIQLAASSSSAQKAQIAANLAANAVNDEIKRRETLGTTTHSTIYQVLPLQNASKPSVPSSPKWPINLAIGAAVGLLAGLVIVVLRKQLDSRIRYTNELETITNAGVLGVIPKAKNLATPSRGGLGSLGNTSEAFRMLRTNLRYVSADKPPRSLVITSAAQGEGKSTVAANLARVLAAAGQPVALVDTDLRRPVVHETFDVDNSVGLTEVLTGQATLNDVLQKGDHKNLVLITSGRIPPNPSELLGSRRMTAVIEALQERYFVILDAPPLLPVTDSGLLAVAADGAAVVYHYGKTHREQIALCTKILDQVGAVYFGSVLNMTPEKEMGAAIYGYGAGNYGALGSGYGYGYGQTDEAAEPDAPTPAPSTSGLLVDGPVGAGAERRLEQRNAPTSSSSAPATATSGSGVTPSTSAGDSSTDLPQNGAHVAGRDAAGHVGANDAGAPDTEWQPNAQPPSRRSLRHKRRD, encoded by the coding sequence GTGACCATTCTCGATGTTGTGCGCATCGCGCGCTCCAACCTCAAACTTCTGCTCGGCTGCCTGCTCGCGGGCATGCTCCTCGCGGCCGGCTACACGCTGACGCGTCCTGTCACCTACGAGACGAGCGCCACCGCACAGGTGGCGGCGGGCTCGTCCGACAACGCCGTCAACGCTCAGATGTCGAACATGCTGGCCTCCGGCCGCGCGTCGTACTACGCGCAGGTCGCGGGCAGCCAGTCGGTGAGCGAACGTATCGTCAAGGCCTCCAACGGCCAGCTGAGCGCCGGCGACTTCAGCATAGCGGGCGCGAGCTCGGAGGGCAGCGGTCTCATCCAGCTCGCCGCCTCGTCCAGCTCGGCGCAGAAGGCCCAGATCGCCGCGAACCTGGCGGCGAACGCCGTCAACGACGAGATCAAGCGCCGCGAGACGCTCGGCACCACCACGCACTCGACGATCTACCAGGTGCTGCCGCTGCAGAACGCCTCGAAGCCGTCCGTACCGAGTTCGCCGAAGTGGCCCATCAACCTGGCGATCGGCGCGGCCGTCGGTCTGCTCGCAGGCCTCGTCATCGTCGTGCTGCGCAAGCAGCTCGACTCGCGCATCCGCTACACGAACGAGCTGGAGACGATCACGAACGCGGGTGTGCTCGGCGTCATCCCGAAGGCGAAGAACCTCGCGACGCCGAGCCGCGGCGGGCTCGGCTCGCTCGGCAACACCTCCGAGGCGTTCCGCATGCTGCGCACCAACCTGCGCTACGTCTCCGCCGACAAGCCGCCGCGCTCACTCGTCATCACCTCGGCCGCGCAGGGTGAGGGCAAGTCCACCGTCGCCGCGAACCTCGCGCGCGTGCTCGCCGCGGCCGGCCAGCCCGTCGCCCTCGTCGACACCGACCTGCGTCGCCCCGTCGTCCACGAGACGTTCGACGTCGACAACAGCGTCGGCCTCACCGAGGTCCTGACGGGCCAGGCGACGCTCAACGACGTCCTGCAGAAGGGCGATCACAAGAACCTCGTCCTCATCACCTCCGGCCGCATCCCGCCGAACCCGTCGGAGCTTCTCGGTTCGCGCCGCATGACGGCCGTCATCGAGGCGCTGCAGGAGCGCTACTTCGTCATCCTCGACGCGCCGCCGCTGCTGCCCGTCACCGACAGTGGCCTGCTCGCCGTCGCCGCCGACGGCGCCGCGGTCGTCTACCACTACGGCAAGACGCACCGTGAGCAGATCGCCCTGTGCACGAAGATCCTCGACCAGGTCGGCGCCGTGTACTTCGGTTCGGTGCTCAACATGACGCCCGAGAAGGAGATGGGCGCCGCGATCTACGGCTACGGCGCCGGCAACTACGGCGCTCTGGGCTCGGGTTATGGCTACGGTTACGGCCAGACCGACGAGGCCGCCGAGCCGGACGCCCCGACGCCCGCGCCGTCGACGTCGGGTCTGCTCGTCGACGGGCCGGTCGGTGCAGGCGCCGAGCGTCGTCTCGAGCAGCGCAACGCCCCGACCTCGTCGTCGTCCGCGCCGGCCACGGCCACCTCCGGCAGTGGCGTCACACCGTCGACGAGCGCGGGGGATTCCTCGACCGACTTGCCCCAGAACGGGGCGCACGTCGCCGGACGCGACGCGGCGGGCCATGTCGGTGCGAACGACGCCGGCGCGCCAGACACCGAATGGCAGCCGAACGCTCAGCCGCCGAGCCGCCGTTCGCTGCGGCACAAGCGTCGCGACTGA
- a CDS encoding glycosyltransferase: MTDARSNGVSPQEATTGPVPARSRPASVGVSRPRVAIAHDYITQRGGAERVVLAMSRAFPDAPIHTTLYNPSTTFPEFADKTIIVSPLNRIGVLRRHHRLALPLLAWASNRMTIDADVVVASSSGWAHGFPTKGRKFVYCHSPARWLYASDDYLGADGRRSLKGAVLEVLKRPLLAWDAKAAATADVYVANANVIAARIKRAYGYDVAVMPPPFGVDDAGERTPIRAVAHWGESPYFLVVSRLMPYKNVDAVIDAMRGRPEKLLVVGAGPLADQLRASRPDNVEIVSGISDEELRWAYAGAAGLVAASYEDFGLTPLEGGAFGKPVAALHAGGYLDTVIDGLNGVFFDASTLEQISRALDELRTRDWDERAIREHAQTFSEENFVRALCDAVAAL, encoded by the coding sequence ATGACCGACGCGCGCTCGAACGGCGTTTCACCCCAGGAGGCCACGACCGGTCCGGTCCCGGCCCGCTCGCGTCCGGCATCTGTCGGGGTGAGCAGGCCCCGCGTCGCCATCGCGCACGACTACATCACCCAGCGCGGCGGCGCCGAACGCGTCGTGCTCGCGATGTCGCGCGCGTTTCCGGACGCGCCGATCCACACGACGCTGTACAACCCGTCGACGACCTTCCCCGAGTTCGCGGACAAGACCATCATCGTCTCCCCGCTCAACCGCATCGGGGTGCTACGCCGCCACCATCGCCTCGCGCTACCCCTGCTCGCGTGGGCCTCGAACCGCATGACGATCGACGCCGACGTCGTCGTCGCGAGCTCCAGCGGGTGGGCGCACGGCTTCCCGACGAAGGGCAGGAAGTTCGTCTACTGCCACTCGCCGGCGCGCTGGCTCTACGCGAGCGACGACTACCTCGGCGCTGACGGTCGCCGCAGCCTCAAGGGCGCCGTCCTCGAGGTGCTCAAGCGCCCCCTGCTCGCCTGGGACGCGAAGGCCGCCGCGACGGCCGACGTCTACGTCGCCAACGCCAACGTCATCGCCGCGCGCATCAAGCGCGCGTACGGCTACGACGTCGCCGTCATGCCGCCGCCGTTCGGGGTCGACGACGCGGGGGAGCGCACGCCCATCCGCGCGGTCGCGCACTGGGGTGAGTCGCCGTACTTCCTCGTCGTCTCACGCCTCATGCCCTACAAGAACGTCGACGCCGTCATCGACGCGATGAGGGGGCGGCCCGAGAAGTTGCTCGTCGTCGGCGCCGGGCCGCTGGCCGACCAACTGAGGGCGAGCCGCCCCGACAACGTCGAGATCGTCTCCGGTATCAGCGACGAGGAACTGCGCTGGGCCTATGCGGGCGCTGCGGGTCTCGTCGCCGCGTCGTACGAGGACTTCGGCCTCACACCCCTCGAGGGCGGCGCGTTCGGCAAACCGGTCGCCGCGCTGCACGCCGGCGGCTACCTCGACACCGTCATCGACGGCCTCAACGGCGTCTTCTTCGACGCCTCGACCCTTGAGCAGATCTCCCGCGCGCTCGACGAGCTGCGGACCCGCGACTGGGATGAGCGAGCCATCCGAGAGCACGCTCAGACCTTCAGCGAGGAGAACTTCGTCCGCGCGCTATGCGACGCCGTCGCCGCCCTCTGA
- a CDS encoding prephenate dehydrogenase — MSVRGAGLLPDLEQWQQWERGRRRVMNTARGLKHRARPAAPEQAVLHLPADEPRTLVIIEKFTPSCRQAIVAPLRHLSPRTTAVLTPAGHDVDDVMPGLTPTAHTGTQQLAPSITSVLSLGAYLGLSAPVEAWAARRDVPFHLVQHGLLTPASPPASRGAHVLAWSDDDAEYWWAGRLDVSVDVVGSQMLWEVSRMPRAEVTNERPVMLGQLHGTELTRAQALRTYWSACRGQGGGGMDYRPHPNENDAVSRALHTVMRRGGITFDSTSSPLAELGRPVVSIFSTGTLEAAMRGLPAWVTATDPPAWVRDFWRRYRLAEWGSEPTPPWPMPDEEPAAALARAVEGA, encoded by the coding sequence ATGAGTGTACGGGGCGCCGGCCTTCTGCCCGACCTCGAGCAGTGGCAGCAGTGGGAACGGGGTCGACGCCGTGTCATGAACACGGCTCGGGGCCTCAAGCACCGCGCACGGCCCGCCGCGCCTGAGCAGGCTGTGCTGCACCTGCCCGCGGACGAACCGCGCACGCTCGTCATCATCGAGAAGTTCACGCCGAGCTGCCGCCAGGCGATCGTCGCGCCCCTGCGTCACCTGTCGCCCCGCACGACGGCCGTGCTCACGCCCGCCGGCCACGACGTCGACGACGTCATGCCCGGGCTCACCCCGACGGCCCACACCGGCACGCAGCAGCTCGCGCCCTCGATCACCTCGGTGCTGTCGCTCGGGGCCTACCTCGGCCTGTCCGCGCCCGTCGAGGCGTGGGCCGCGCGTCGCGACGTGCCGTTCCACCTCGTCCAGCACGGCCTGCTGACGCCCGCCTCGCCCCCCGCGTCGCGGGGCGCGCACGTCCTCGCGTGGTCGGACGACGACGCCGAGTACTGGTGGGCCGGGCGCCTGGACGTCAGCGTCGACGTCGTCGGGTCGCAGATGCTGTGGGAGGTCAGCCGGATGCCCCGTGCCGAGGTGACGAACGAGCGGCCGGTCATGCTGGGGCAGCTTCACGGCACCGAACTGACGCGGGCGCAGGCCCTGCGCACGTATTGGTCGGCGTGTCGCGGCCAGGGGGGCGGCGGCATGGATTACCGCCCCCACCCCAACGAGAACGACGCCGTCTCACGCGCGCTGCACACCGTCATGCGACGTGGAGGCATCACGTTCGACTCGACGTCGAGCCCTCTTGCGGAGCTGGGACGCCCCGTCGTCTCCATCTTCTCGACGGGCACGCTCGAAGCCGCGATGCGTGGGCTGCCCGCCTGGGTGACGGCCACCGATCCGCCTGCGTGGGTGCGCGACTTCTGGCGCCGCTACCGCCTCGCGGAGTGGGGGAGCGAACCGACCCCGCCCTGGCCCATGCCCGACGAAGAACCCGCCGCCGCCCTCGCCCGCGCCGTCGAAGGAGCCTGA
- a CDS encoding glycosyltransferase family 2 protein, which yields MIDISVIIPCYDANATLGLQLEALSRQLDPPIFEVLVVDNRSSTPPDEVVEQFTDRIANLRVVRATEAQGISVARNVGVREAAAELAVLCDADDAAGPTFVRAAYEGLTQADFVTGAVTMIDAAEFTEGLDHVWEVLGPGADPYGALDFSAVDLNPGYPIMMGGACAFSKDAVRALDGWDQAFFPGVEDNDFALRLVAAGYTLGKSWGMTLAERRRATTSAAFRRAYDAGLMHMKLCSAHDLWATSPHLHAPRWYVDMAKLPGAAARMALRPAEQRDLIGLAARAGLRAGQARGFVRYKVRREPIERRTGIGLT from the coding sequence ATGATCGACATCAGTGTGATCATTCCGTGCTACGACGCTAACGCCACGCTCGGGCTGCAGCTCGAGGCGCTGTCGCGTCAGCTCGATCCGCCGATCTTCGAGGTACTCGTCGTCGACAACCGTTCGTCGACGCCACCGGACGAGGTCGTCGAGCAGTTCACCGACCGCATCGCGAATCTGCGCGTCGTGCGGGCGACGGAGGCCCAGGGCATCTCGGTGGCCAGGAACGTCGGGGTGCGCGAGGCCGCCGCCGAACTGGCCGTCCTGTGCGACGCCGACGACGCCGCCGGTCCGACGTTCGTGCGCGCGGCGTACGAGGGGCTGACGCAGGCCGACTTCGTCACGGGCGCCGTGACGATGATCGACGCGGCCGAGTTCACCGAGGGCCTCGATCATGTCTGGGAGGTGCTCGGACCGGGCGCCGATCCATACGGGGCACTCGACTTCTCCGCGGTGGACCTCAACCCCGGCTACCCGATCATGATGGGCGGGGCCTGCGCCTTCAGCAAGGACGCCGTGCGGGCCCTCGACGGCTGGGATCAAGCCTTCTTCCCGGGTGTGGAGGACAACGACTTCGCGCTACGTCTCGTCGCGGCCGGCTACACCCTCGGCAAGAGCTGGGGGATGACCCTGGCCGAGCGGCGACGTGCCACGACCAGCGCCGCGTTCCGGCGGGCCTACGACGCCGGTCTCATGCACATGAAACTCTGCTCCGCGCACGACCTGTGGGCGACCTCGCCGCATCTGCATGCGCCGCGCTGGTACGTGGACATGGCGAAGCTCCCCGGCGCGGCCGCCCGCATGGCGCTGCGTCCCGCCGAGCAACGCGACCTGATCGGACTCGCGGCACGCGCCGGACTCCGAGCCGGCCAGGCGCGGGGATTCGTGCGCTACAAGGTGCGCCGCGAACCCATCGAGCGCCGCACGGGCATCGGGCTGACCTGA